DNA from Corynebacterium aurimucosum ATCC 700975:
GCGCCGATGAATCCGGCGGCCCCGGTGATTTCCGCGCCCAGGACCGCGACGGTGGCAAGCCAATAAATCCAGCCCTGTGTAAATCCAGCCCAGCGGCCGATACCGTGCTCCGCGTATTCGGAGAAGGATCCAGATGCGGGGATAACCGTGCCCATCTCACCGAGCATCTGCATGACCAAGATGGCAAGGAAACCAGCGACGAGGTAGGCCAAGAGGACCGCAGGACCGGCGGCAGAAATGCCAACGCCGGTGCCTAAGAAAAGACCGGCGCCAATGGTGGAGCCCAGCCCCATCATGGTCAGGTGGCGGACCTTCAAGCCGCTGCCGAGTGAGCGAGAGGAGGAATCGTTTTGAGCAGTCACCTTTAGCATTGTAGGCAGCCGCCAAGGTGTTTGGGCATAAAGGGGCCCGGGATCAAGAAAAGCCCCCGCAGTAACCGGGGGCCTCAACTAGCAGCGTTTAGTTCTTGTGCAGGTCCTCGTTGAGGGCCACAGCCTCAGACTTCCACTCCACGGCCTCGACGGCGCCGGTTACGGAGTTGCGGCGCAGCAGTACGCCGGAGACACCAGAGAGCTTGGAACCCTTGATGGTGTCGCCCTCAGACAAGCCCAGGGCTTCCGCGATCTTGCCAAAGACGGCAATCTTGGTACCGGCGGTGACGTAGAGGCCGGCTTCGACGACGGCGTCGTCGCCAAGCGAAATGCCCACGCCGGAGTTCGCGCCGAGCAGGCAGCGCTCACCGATGGAGATGACCTCCTTGCCGCCGCCGGAGAGGGTGCCCATGATGGAGGCGCCGCCGCCGATATCGGAGCCATCGCCCACGACAACGCCCGCGGAAATACGGCCCTCGACCATGGAGGCGCCCAGGGTTCCAGCGTTGAAGTTGACGAAGCCCTCGTGCATCACGGTGGTGCCCTCAGCGAGGTGGGCGCCCAGGCGCACGCGGTCGGCGTCACCAATGCGCACGCCCGACGGAACAACGTAGTCCACCATGCGCGGGAACTTATCGACGGAGTAGACCACGACCGGACCGCGGGAAGCGAGGCGGCCGCGGACCATCTGGAAATCGGCAACCGCGCAGGGGCCGTAGTTGGTCCACACCACGTTGGCCAGCTTGCCGAAGATACCGTCCACGTTCAGGCCGTGAGGCTTGACTGCGCGGTGAGAGAGCAGGTGCAGGCGCAGGTAGGCGTCGTAGGTGTCGGCAGGAGCCTCGTCCAGATCCTTGATGGAGGTCTCCACCGCGATGCGGGCTACGCCGCGCTCCTCGTCGGGACCAACCAGGTCAGCGAACTGCTGTGGAACCTCCTCCAAGCGCTCGGTGCCGCTGGCTTCTACAGAGATATCGGTGTGAACTGCGGGGAACCAGACGTCCAGGACGGTGCCGTCATGGGTAATGGTTGCCAGGCCGCGTGCGGATGCTGAAGTCATAGGCTCACACCCTAGCAGCTAGGCCTCGGCCGTGCGCCGTGAGTTACCCGGTAGTAGGTGGAAGATCACAACCAGGGCCACGGTGAGGATGAGGACGGCGAGGACTTGGTTGCGGGCGGAGGCGTCGAAAAGCATGAGAATCGTAAGACCCACCAGCGCTAGGGCGGTGAGCCACGGCAGCCACGGGAAGCCCGGAACGCGCAGCGTGGTGAGCTCGCCGTTGGCCTTCATCTGAGGATGCAGCTTGATGTAAGAGGCCACGATGAAACACCAGATGACCAGCAGGCAGCCGCCGACCGCATTGAAGAGGAAGGCCAGAAGTCCCGGCGGGTTCCAGTACTGCAGGGCTACCGACGCGAAGGCGAAGATGATGGAGAGCACCACCGCATAAATGGGGGAGCCGGAGTTGTTGGTCTTTAAGAAGACGTGGTGCGCGCTGTGGTCCTTAGCCATGTCGTACACCAAGCGGGAGGTGGCGTAGATCTGCGCGTTGAAGGCGGACAGCAGCGCTAGGGCAATGATGGCTTCCATGAATCCCGCGGCGAAGGGGATTTTCGCGGCCGCAAGGACCAGCGTGAAGGGCGAGTCGGCGGCCACATCGGCATCCTGGATGGAGCTGAAAGGCAAGGCCAGGGTGATAACCAGGATGGAACCGATGTAAAAGACCATGATGCGCACGATGATGGCGCGCACGGCAGTGGCCACGTTGTGTGCCGGGTCTTCGGATTCCGCCGCGGCAATGGTGACCAGCTCGATGCCACCGAAAGCGAAGGCCACGGCGAGCAAGCCGGCGGCAAAACCAGGGCCGCCGTTGGGGAGGAAGTTCTCTGTGAAGTTGTGGCCCGCCACCGAGAGGTCCATGCCCGGCAAGATCCCTAAGGCCATGAGCACGCCGACGCCGAGGAAGGCCACGATGGTGGCCACCTTGATGATGGCGAACCAGAACTCGAATTCGCCGAAGCCGCCCACGGCGGCAAAGTTGACGATGGCGAAGAGAACCACGGCCACCAACGCCGGAATCCAGGGGTCCACCCCGAACCAGTTGGATACAATCGCCGCGGCGCCGGTAATCTCCGCGCCCATCACCATGACCAGCATGAACCAGTAAATCCAGCCCAACGTAAACCTTGCCCACGGCCCGAAGGCCTGGCCCGCATAGGTGGAGAAAGCGCCCAACGAAGGACGCGCGGCGGCCATCTCACCGAGCATCCACATCACCAAGGCGATGAGCACGCCGGCCACCGCATAGGAGATGAGAACGGAGGTGCCGGAGACCTGGATGCCCAGGCCGACGCCCAGGAAGAGTCCCGCGCCCACCGCGGAGCCGAGGCCCATCATGGTGAGGTGGCGGGTTTTGAGTTGAGTGGCCGCAGCCATAGGGAAATCACCTTCAACGCTGTTGATTGTTTGCAACGGGAAGTACTTTACGCAATGCACTAAGCAACCGGGGGCGCTAGCATGGCGGGTTGTGACTTTAAATCTCTTCTCCGATCCCATCGAGCTGACCAAGGCCCTGGTGGATATCCCTAGCCCTTCGCACCACGAGCAAGCGATCGCCGATGCGGTCGAGGAAGCCCTGCGTGGTCTGGACCAGAGCAAAGTAGAGGTGGAACGCTACGGCAACACCGTCTGTGCCCGGACGAATCGGGGCTTCGAAAGCCGCGTGGTCCTCGCCGGCCACATCGATACCGTGCCCCTAGCCGATAACGTCCCCCACACCATGTCGGAGGACGGCAGCATCATGTATGGCTGCGGCACCGTGGACATGAAGTCCGGCATGGCCGTCTACCTCAACGCCTTTGCGCAGCTGTACGACTCTGATGAGCTCAAGCACGATCTCACGGTCATCGCCTACGAGGGTGAGGAGGTCGCCACCGAATTCAACGGCCTGGGCCACCTGCAGAAGGATCACCCGGAGTGGCTGCATGGAGATCTGGCCCTGCTGGGCGAGCCTTCCGGCGCCATAATCGAGGCCGGCTGCCAGGGCACCATCCGTGTGCGCGTTACCGCCCACGGCACCCGCGCGCACTCGGCCCGCGCCTGGCTCGGCTCCAATGCCGCCCACACCTTGGCACCGGTGATGCTTAACGTGGCTAACTACCAGCCGCGCGACGTGGAGATTGACGGCTGCACCTACAAGGAAGGCCTCAATATCGTTCACCTCGAATCCGGCGTGGCCACCAACACCATTCCGGACGAGGCCTGGATGTTCGTTAACTTCCGCTTCGCCCCCGACCGCAGCTCCGAGGAGGCGCTGGCGCACCTGATGGAGGTCCTCGGCGAGCACGAGAACATCACCGTGGAGGTCGATGACATCGCGGGTGCGGCCCTGCCCGGTTTGGGCCAGCCAGCGGCACGCGCGCTTGTCGACGCCGTCGGCGGCAACGTCCGCGCCAAGTATGGTTGGACCGATGTGGCCCGTTTCTCCGAGATGGGTACCCCAGCCGTCAATTTCGGCGCTGGTGATCCGGGCTTTGCCCACAAGAAGGACGAGCAAGTACCCGTCACCCAGATCACCGAAGTCTCGACCGCACTCTTGAACTACCTGAAGGGATAAGACCACCATGACGCCTGAGCAACTGCGCACTCTGCGCGGACCTCTTCTCGTGCGCACTGCTGGAGAGCAGTCCTCCACCTTTGACCAGCGCCTGCTGCAGTCCGGCGCGGATCATGAGTGGCAGCATGCCGATCCCTGGCGCGTCCTGCGCATCCAGGGCGAGTTCGTGGACGGTTTCGACGCCCTGGCCAAGCTGCCCAAGGCCGTCACCGTCTTCGGCTCTGCCCGCACCCCGGAGGATGACCCGAACTATCAGTTGGGCGTGGCCTTGGGCCGCCGACTCGTGGAGGCCAAGTATGCCGTCATCACCGGCGGCGGCCCCGGCATCATGGAAGCGGCCAACCGCGGCGCGCACGAGGCTGGAGGTCTGTCTGTGGGCCTCGGCATCGAGCTGCCGCACGAGCAAGGCCTGAACCCCTATGTCGATCTGGGACTTAACTTCCGCTACTTCTTCGCCCGCAAGACCATGTTCCTCAAGTACTCGCAGGCCTTCATCTGTCTGCCCGGCGGCATGGGCACCATGGATGAGTTCTTCGAGGTCATGTGCATGGTCCAAACCGGCAAGGTGACCAACTATCCCATCGTGCTCATGGGCACCGAATACTGGTCCGGTCTGGTGGAGTGGATGAAGAAGACCTTGGCTGAGGGCGGGTTCATCAGCCCCGAGGACCTTGATCTCTTCCTCGTCACCGACGATATCGACGAAGCCGTCGCCCACATCCTGGCCGCGCACAAAGTCATGTCGGACAAGCGCCTGCGGGAGCAAGAAAACAAGTGACCCCTGCTCCTCACCTCGCGCGGGTCATGGCGATTGTGAATCGCACGCCGGACTCCTTCTACGACAAGGGCGCCACCTTCGAGCTCGACCCCGCAATCCAGCGCGCGGAGCAGGCGCTTGACGACGGCGCCTCCATCATCGACATCGGCG
Protein-coding regions in this window:
- a CDS encoding amino acid permease, whose amino-acid sequence is MAAATQLKTRHLTMMGLGSAVGAGLFLGVGLGIQVSGTSVLISYAVAGVLIALVMWMLGEMAAARPSLGAFSTYAGQAFGPWARFTLGWIYWFMLVMVMGAEITGAAAIVSNWFGVDPWIPALVAVVLFAIVNFAAVGGFGEFEFWFAIIKVATIVAFLGVGVLMALGILPGMDLSVAGHNFTENFLPNGGPGFAAGLLAVAFAFGGIELVTIAAAESEDPAHNVATAVRAIIVRIMVFYIGSILVITLALPFSSIQDADVAADSPFTLVLAAAKIPFAAGFMEAIIALALLSAFNAQIYATSRLVYDMAKDHSAHHVFLKTNNSGSPIYAVVLSIIFAFASVALQYWNPPGLLAFLFNAVGGCLLVIWCFIVASYIKLHPQMKANGELTTLRVPGFPWLPWLTALALVGLTILMLFDASARNQVLAVLILTVALVVIFHLLPGNSRRTAEA
- the dapE gene encoding succinyl-diaminopimelate desuccinylase; its protein translation is MTLNLFSDPIELTKALVDIPSPSHHEQAIADAVEEALRGLDQSKVEVERYGNTVCARTNRGFESRVVLAGHIDTVPLADNVPHTMSEDGSIMYGCGTVDMKSGMAVYLNAFAQLYDSDELKHDLTVIAYEGEEVATEFNGLGHLQKDHPEWLHGDLALLGEPSGAIIEAGCQGTIRVRVTAHGTRAHSARAWLGSNAAHTLAPVMLNVANYQPRDVEIDGCTYKEGLNIVHLESGVATNTIPDEAWMFVNFRFAPDRSSEEALAHLMEVLGEHENITVEVDDIAGAALPGLGQPAARALVDAVGGNVRAKYGWTDVARFSEMGTPAVNFGAGDPGFAHKKDEQVPVTQITEVSTALLNYLKG
- the dapD gene encoding 2,3,4,5-tetrahydropyridine-2,6-dicarboxylate N-succinyltransferase, translating into MTSASARGLATITHDGTVLDVWFPAVHTDISVEASGTERLEEVPQQFADLVGPDEERGVARIAVETSIKDLDEAPADTYDAYLRLHLLSHRAVKPHGLNVDGIFGKLANVVWTNYGPCAVADFQMVRGRLASRGPVVVYSVDKFPRMVDYVVPSGVRIGDADRVRLGAHLAEGTTVMHEGFVNFNAGTLGASMVEGRISAGVVVGDGSDIGGGASIMGTLSGGGKEVISIGERCLLGANSGVGISLGDDAVVEAGLYVTAGTKIAVFGKIAEALGLSEGDTIKGSKLSGVSGVLLRRNSVTGAVEAVEWKSEAVALNEDLHKN
- a CDS encoding TIGR00730 family Rossman fold protein codes for the protein MTPEQLRTLRGPLLVRTAGEQSSTFDQRLLQSGADHEWQHADPWRVLRIQGEFVDGFDALAKLPKAVTVFGSARTPEDDPNYQLGVALGRRLVEAKYAVITGGGPGIMEAANRGAHEAGGLSVGLGIELPHEQGLNPYVDLGLNFRYFFARKTMFLKYSQAFICLPGGMGTMDEFFEVMCMVQTGKVTNYPIVLMGTEYWSGLVEWMKKTLAEGGFISPEDLDLFLVTDDIDEAVAHILAAHKVMSDKRLREQENK